The following proteins are co-located in the Malus sylvestris chromosome 13, drMalSylv7.2, whole genome shotgun sequence genome:
- the LOC126597154 gene encoding uncharacterized protein LOC126597154, producing MSPASSRSKSKDKKAVKETHAPLKPSTGPANVSSGVPASAYNPLLGTFHTLELSPTSSVSPLHSNSRFRNIDETDDHSGGSIATGVEYDSVSNNGSWSGESEDHKDKTPNPPTKQEAVPGVDNDKREKIRQKNERKHQRQKERRAQELHERCSGYLMSRKLEALAQQLVAMGFSQERATMALILNEGRVEESVAWLFESGEDTDKPRDQNFGGGNLKIDISEELSRIADLETRFKCSKQDVERAIVSCEGDLQKAAESLIASKQDPPSVSPKPEEIGDPPTGTNGKLPVAVSQNLRPQTKPSPPPTIQQRRDDKVFNYTKQAAAVGGSLESASKTMQPLKGGQPKLEWTKPQPTPVPAERRWTNSGSNPSVSYSLASPLQVSTPPAKMETRYVALGGEMKNLPPVTVREPVIMMQRPQSVNIKQVPAISMSSSPPGSAASWYPSTSIEMMRSNGFMPHMPSNRSLSPSNLSSNQMYHQFQYQQQQQQQQFVPGSSAAESPGASRGNNLWSRAGASPTLGAASSLGLFSGLGSVGSSGAASPADWNAGGGSSGQIDYTNIDWSLDRGLSAPRPKGLWTGLPSIMKSNLNFYDSKPTGLGAQPGMGAASSNMNDISFVGLQDGPANVEASAAASREWTSPFEGEDIFSLPRQFVSSSL from the coding sequence ATGTCTCCAGCATCGTCCAGATCTAAGTCTAAGGACAAGAAGGCTGTCAAGGAAACCCATGCACCTTTAAAGCCTTCAACGGGCCCTGCTAATGTAAGTAGTGGGGTCCCAGCTAGTGCATACAATCCACTTTTAGGAACCTTCCATACCCTTGAATTATCACCAACATCTTCTGTGTCGCCTCTTCACAGTAATAGTCGTTTCCGCAACATAGATGAAACAGATGACCATTCTGGGGGCTCCATTGCTACAGGAGTGGAGTATGATTCTGTTTCCAACAATGGTAGCTGGTCAGGTGAGTCGGAAGACCATAAAGACAAGACACCTAATCCTCCTACCAAGCAGGAAGCAGTCCCAGGAGTTGACAATGACAAGCGAGAGAAAATCCGTCAGAAGAATGAGAGGAAGCATCAGCGACAGAAAGAGCGGCGAGCTCAGGAGTTGCATGAACGATGCAGTGGTTATCTCATGTCAAGAAAGCTTGAGGCACTTGCTCAACAGCTTGTGGCAATGGGTTTTTCACAAGAACGGGCGACCATGGCTCTCATACTGAATGAAGGCAGAGTAGAGGAATCAGTAGCTTGGCTTTTTGAAAGTGGTGAAGATACTGATAAGCCAAGGGATCAAAACTTTGGTGGGGGTAATTTGAAAATTGACATATCAGAAGAACTTTCCCGGATTGCAGATTTGGAAACACGGTTCAAGTGCTCAAAGCAAGACGTTGAAAGAGCTATTGTATCCTGTGAAGGTGACCTTCAGAAGGCTGCTGAAAGCTTAATAGCGTCAAAGCAAGACCCACCCTCTGTATCACCTAAGCCTGAAGAAATTGGTGATCCTCCAACAGGTACCAATGGCAAGCTTCCCGTTGCTGTTAGCCAGAACTTGAGGCCACAAACAAAACCTAGTCCTCCTCCAACTATACAACAAAGAAGAGACGACAAAGTCTTTAATTACACAAAACAAGCAGCTGCAGTCGGAGGGTCTTTAGAATCTGCAAGTAAAACTATGCAGCCTCTGAAGGGAGGACAACCAAAGTTGGAGTGGACGAAACCCCAACCGACACCAGTTCCGGCTGAGAGAAGGTGGACAAATTCAGGATCAAACCCTTCAGTTTCCTATTCTTTGGCATCACCTTTGCAGGTATCAACTCCACCAGCTAAGATGGAAACTCGTTATGTAGCTTTAGGGGGTGAGATGAAGAACCTTCCGCCTGTAACAGTAAGGGAACCGGTTATTATGATGCAGCGCCCTCAATCTGTCAATATAAAGCAGGTCCCTGCCATTAGTATGAGCTCATCGCCTCCTGGATCCGCTGCCAGTTGGTATCCTTCTACTAGCATCGAAATGATGAGGTCCAATGGTTTTATGCCCCACATGCCTAGCAATAGAAGCCTCAGCCCTAGTAATTTGAGTTCAAATCAGATGTATCACCAGTTTCAGTATCAacaacaacagcagcagcagcagtttGTTCCTGGAAGTAGCGCAGCTGAATCCCCTGGAGCAAGCCGAGGTAATAATCTATGGAGTAGGGCAGGTGCATCTCCAACACTTGGTGCTGCTTCCTCCCTTGGACTTTTCTCAGGGTTAGGTTCAGTTGGCTCATCAGGGGCAGCTTCTCCGGCAGACTGGAACGCTGGTGGCGGCTCATCTGGACAAATAGATTACACTAACATTGACTGGAGTTTGGATAGAGGTCTGTCTGCACCAAGGCCCAAGGGATTGTGGACAGGACTGCCTTCTATCATGAAGAGCAATCTCAACTTTTATGATTCAAAGCCTACTGGTTTGGGTGCTCAGCCTGGAATGGGAGCGGCTTCCTCTAACATGAATGACATTTCTTTTGTGGGACTACAGGATGGACCTGCTAATGTTGAAGCATCAGCCGCAGCCTCCAGAGAGTGGACTTCGCCATTTGAAGGAGAGGATATTTTTAGTTTACCCAGAcagtttgtttcttcttctctgtAG